From a single Stomoxys calcitrans chromosome 4, idStoCalc2.1, whole genome shotgun sequence genomic region:
- the LOC106087552 gene encoding large ribosomal subunit protein mL65, whose amino-acid sequence MIFSHRAGLWKTRCMPLYRTYIATPTKNAHAAVQRDTSGVENEEYWVEPQYPQIKDKSFKGQKETKALEWQQEIQNVPTVEEKLIKINMPRYYGYKVVQMNEERLPYNCLPAIQYYTRTLFETVDKEKEDEKLSSYAKSATAAVLDALEFTNDYFRQKYRNASKHDPAERERLFSQIIVEQINRALINNLSTEFSHLHEMEIDYSARHEAFWAVGGIEPPKNVVKSKEGQEWQKDLAKEPIDRFMQYKGSPMLVLRHRLQLQPWKNESEYINLELAKKVPRFEFDPRTLGFSTEHQHGTNIPGYWPSNTNSYGFISYQSRATLQRRPSNYGQEDQENALHAHAIQSSFAWLLAQANYFGFNTYSELTYPFNCQTIITSGKEWSFYEYQLNTVCMHGNQVNENPRTNSCRGTKEMELYKEFDDSGKVVGFNEEVLKHLIQCYVKNPNVQVPVEAQTPYLDKNIKRIADYTNEEKRTFLEEVYKYMSSNRPRHLSLPETYMWEKIYKIDNKTRPLEARRRFFEVFVNPWKRTMDQFDKEYIPKAVRPEGPKSKKKFKPTYFP is encoded by the exons atgattttttcacatcGCGCTGGATTATGGAAGACACGATGTATGCCTCTATATCGGACGTATATTGCAACACCAACCAAAAATGCCCATGCGGCTGTCCAAAGAGATACTTCTGGGGTAGAAAATGAGGAATATTGGGTGGAACCGCAATACCCCCAGATTAAAGATAAATCGTTCAAAGGGCAAAAAGAAACCAAAGCCCTAGAATGGCAGCAAGAAATTCAAAATGTTCCAACTGTGGAAGAAAAACTAATCAAAATAAATATGCCAAGATATTACGGTTACAAAGTCGTTCAGATGAATGAAGAACGATTGCCCTACAATTGCCTTCCAGCCATTCAATATTATACACGTACTCTTTTCGAGACAGTGGATAAGGAAAAAGAGGATGAAAAGTTATCGTCATATGCGAAATCCGCTACAGCAGCCGTATTGGATGCTTTAGAGTTTACCAACGACTATTTCAG GCAAAAGTACAGAAACGCTTCCAAACATGATCCTGCTGAAAGGGAGCGATTATTCAGTCAAATAATAGTGGAACAAATTAACAGAGCTTTGATCAATAATCTGTCAACTGAATTTTCGCATTTGCATGAAATGGAAATTGACTACAGTGCTAGGCATGAGGCATTTTGGGCAGTAGGAGGCATCGAACCTCCAAAAAATGTAGTTAAATCGAAAGAGGGACAAGAATGGCAAAAGGATTTGGCTAAAGAACCTATTGATCGTTTCATGCAATACAAGGGTAGTCCTATGTTGGTACTGAGACATCGCCTGCAACTGCAACCATGGAAAAACGAGAGCGAATATATTAACCTTGAATTGGCGAAGAAGGTTCCACGTTTTGAATTCGACCCCAGAACACTAGGCTTCTCAACTGAACACCAGCACGGAACAAATATTCCGG GCTACTGGCCAAGCAATACAAATAGTTACGGATTCATTTCCTACCAAAGCAGGGCTACTTTGCAAAGGCGTCCATCGAATTATGGGCAGGAAGACCAAGAAAATGCTTTACACGCACACGCAATACAGTCAAGTTTTGCTTGGCTTTTAGCACAAGCAAATTATTTTGGATTTAATACCTACTCGGAACTGACATACCCATTTAACTGTCAAACCATTATAACTTCTGGTAAGGAATGGTCCTTTTATGAATACCAGTTGAACACAGTCTGCATGCATGGCAACCAAGTTAATGAAAATCCTAGAACAAATAGTTGTAGAGGAACCAAAGAAATGGAGCTCTACAAGGAATTCGATGATAGTGGCAAAGTGGTGGGATTTAACGAAGAAGTTCTAAAACATTTAATTCAATGCTATGTCAAAAACCCGAACGTTCAAGTGCCTGTGGAAGCACAaacaccatatttggataaaaatatAAAGCGAATTGCTGACTATACGAATGAGGAAAAACGAACATTCCTGGAGGAAGTATACAAATATATGTCTTCGAATCGGCCGCGACATCTATCTTTGCCAGAAACGTATATGTgggaaaaaatatacaaaatcgaCAATAAAACACGACCACTAGAAGCCAGACGCCGTTTCTTTGAAGTTTTCGTTAACCCTTGGAAGCGCACCATGGATCAATTCGACAAAGAATATATACCGAAAGCTGTGCGCCCAGAAGGCCCAAAGAGTAAAAAGAAGTTTAAACCCACATACTtcccataa
- the LOC106087553 gene encoding uncharacterized protein LOC106087553: MDMEHQEREIEHFGFSSELASLERNYYVKKNINTALDGVIKKAECSEETNQYLLKIKDEVLKKIWLSIEGHMKAAEEMDKKYFSVPDHVLLPAYFDHVKTYSQADEKNIDDEIASHKKRFLENSIMITLLKMENSQHKKFIPFLDEELNIQNALKESFKNLNMNALNDLVDKTLAFGQMRK; encoded by the exons atggatatggAGCATCAAGAGCGCGAAATTGAGCATTTTGGATTCTCTAGTGAGCTCGCATCGCTTGAAAGAAATTACTatgttaagaaaaatatcaacaCAGCGTTGGACGGTGTTATTAAAAAAGCAGAGTGCTCTGAGGAGACAAACCAATATCTTCTAAAGATAAAAGACGaggtgttaaaaaaaatttggctttctATTGAGGGTCACATGAAGGCGGCCGAGGAAATGGATAAAAAGTATTTCTCAGTTCCCGATCATGTACTTTTACCTGCCTATTTTGACCATGTCAAAACATACTCACAAGCTGATGAAAAGAATATTGACGATGAAATTGCTTCCCATAAGAAGAGATTCCTTGAG aattcAATAATGATAACTTTGTTGAAGATGGAGAATAGCCAACACAAAAAATTCATTCCCTTTTTGGATGAAGAGCTGAATATACAAAATGCACTGAAGGAAAGCTTTAAAAATTTGAACATGAATGCATTAAATGATCTTGTGGATAAAACGCTTGCATTTGGCCAAATGAGAAAATAG
- the LOC106087542 gene encoding synembryn: MDAEHIKYLNDKRTDKFPQVLQKFNEENANLFQFEKFHKNDVWVNLWKAVFSILNDNNMEQYHIECLNTIRILSRDESSLCNNNIVPDVGCLLKLAHLALGTSTISTATTPDTDLSFNVDIVVEALKCLCNLVFQNPEVRRECARQNVVDLIFQRLSSSSQTESSIEFFDMKLLFLITALDITVRSRVLIELNGLTYLTEVLDEKLRSIADFSDKQFDILVELLKVMFNITSSTDKSPSENEIQSLHLTSVVRELLLRFGEMKTNRERSVVSHSIDLLTNISSSCLSELMIKCEGTAVTEGNRRIYENRNVTALDSILRYLHYVLEDNEKNSSTHKELVQPVLAILVKCVSSNPIMRHYVRSVILPPLKDVYTRPEEGNELRNYLCRLQATPNLVVRNLTYELLLLCCKKSQGRLIKYFGYGNMAGLFANAGLMNGRKAENLEFSSDSENSDTEEYNKMEHAINPVVGCYTPPAPNPLKDMSEEQKEHEAEKLVNLIDQLDRYGIIKPCRINSEGKPEPVEHVLQLQEELPQQQQQVHQKGNK; the protein is encoded by the exons ATGGATGCGGAACACATCAAATATTTAAATGATAAAAGGACTGACAAATTTCCACAAGTCCTACAAAAATTCAACGAAGAG AATGCAAACTTATTTCAGTTCgagaaatttcacaaaaatgatGTATGGGTTAATTTGTGGAAAGCCGTTTTCTCCATTTTAAATGATAATAACATGGAACAGTATCATATTGAATGTCTGAACACCATCCGGATTTTATCTCGTGATGAGTCGAGTCTATGTAACAATAATATTGTGCCAGACGTGGGATGCTTGCTTAAACTAGCCCACTTGGCTTTGGGCACCTCTACAATATCGACTGCCACCACCCCAGACACTGATCTTTCTTTTAATGTGGACATTGTTGTCGAGGCTCTGAAATGTTTGTGCAATCTTGTTTTTCAAAACCCCGAAGTCAGGCGAGAGTGTGCACGCCAAAATGTTGTTGATCTTATATTCCAACGGCTGTCTTCGTCTTCACAAACAGAATCTTCCATAGAGTTTTTCGATATGAAACTCTTATTTTTGATAACTGCGTTGGACATCACGGTAAGAAGTCGggttttaattgaattgaatggatTGACATATTTGACAGAGGTTTTGGATGAGAAGCTAAGGAGCATTGCTGATTTTAGTGATAAACAATTTGATATTCTGGTCGAATTGCTTAAGGTAATGTTTAATATAACCTCCAGCACAGACAAAAGTCCCAGTGAGAATGAAATTCAAAGTTTACACTTGACCAGTGTAGTTCGTGAACTTCTTTTACGTTTTGGCGAGATGAAAACCAATCGGGAACGTTCAGTTGTTTCCCATTCCATTGATCTATTGACAAATATCTCCAGTAGCTGCCTTAGTGAACTTATGATAAAATGTGAGGGTACAGCAGTTACGGAAGGCAATCGTCGAATATATGAAAATCGAAATGTTACAGCTTTAGACAGCATTTTGCGCTATCTTCATTACGTATTGGAGGACAACGAGAAGAATTCTTCCACACACAAGGAGCTAGTGCAGCCAGTATTAGCGATATTGGTGAAATGTGTTTCGAGCAATCCAATAATGAGGCACTATGTGCGTAGTGTTATACTACCACCTCTCAAGGACGTCTACACCAGACCCGAAGAGGGCAATGAGTTGAGAAACTACTTGTGTCGCCTTCAAGCCACTCCGAATTTGGTGGTGAGAAATCTAACGTACGAACTGCTACTGTTGTGTTGCAAGAAGAGCCAAGGTCGTCTCATAAAATATTTTGGTTATGGCAATATGGCTGGGCTATTCGCAAACGCTGGTCTAATGAACGGTAGAAAAGCTGAAAATCTAGAATTTTCCTCAGATAGTGAGAACAGCGATACCGAAGAATATAACAAAATGGAGCACGCCATCAATCCTGTGGTGGGATGTTATACGCCTCCCGCTCCCAACCCCCTAAAGGATATGTCGGAGGAACAGAAGGAACACGAAGCCGAAAAATTGGTTAATTTAATTGATCAACTGGACCGTTATGGCATCATAAAACCGTGCCGTATAAATTCCGAAGGTAAACCAGAGCCGGTTGAACATGTTTTGCAGCTTCAAGAGGAattgccacaacaacaacaacaagtacacCAGAAAGGTAATAAATAG
- the LOC106087543 gene encoding mitogen-activated protein kinase 15 → MTTKSKQDKNKMSEIDENISKLFDIKKRLGKGAYGIVWKALDKRNNETVAVKKIFDAFRDETDAQRTFREIVFLKAFRHHPNIVRLHNVYKASNNLDIYLTFEYMESDLHNIIKKGAILKDIHKRYVMYQLINAIKYIHSGNVIHRDLKPSNVLIDSKCRCKLADFGLARSVSNWPTRCDSHDMSNGGGDAPLEPLLTDYVATRWYRAPEILVASKRYTKGIDMWSLGCILGEMIRGKPLFQGSSTVNQIEKIVSTLPDITEDDIKSVGAGFGSVLLKKQIAKEKKIAFSDLLNEASKDALDLVKALLVLDPLGRLTAKQALNHPYVQKFRNSIPELELNVDILPPFRDDVRLSVPEYRSKLYEIVQISSSEKKQSDLITKIGESKPQRSESKSQINGSDKADGKKLTKLKQSSKKGNSEDKYKTHQLLGNADRGPQSQNEALKTVTKSATSTTPLAKRKQNKILSSTIAVVDTKYESSKVLEDRHIPRTKSQSQQYQLKANGSNDTEDYTLSNGKRHSTSNSNTIGHNSGTSLRSLTNSHRLYKSSTALNKLDNEVYSKTPDHKSYNAISAATSPSLRQTKSETYYCNKSPCSEKSQAQEERFCYELRIKRLKDKMEHYKMETKNVCCGTVNYAKHKDKSKTSEELSDNNNKYDREIEKQHPFKFMPPSTMKYPNAQMKNNYIELLSKTNRSQQQQHDDTNKLEMSSISGNWDKTDYNLIQMMETSKSFSRRSKEEKKYISNNNYNNNQRLYQHEQKPHKEQNVPLQKHSSRPISKFI, encoded by the exons ATGACAACGAAATCAAAGCAAGATAAGAATAAAATGTCGGAAATTGATGAAAATATATCCAAATTGTTTGATATCAAAAAG CGCCTTGGTAAGGGAGCTTATGGCATCGTTTGGAAAGCTTTGGACAAACGCAATAACGAAACGGTGgctgttaagaaaattttcgACGCTTTCCGAGATGAAACCGATGCTCAACGTACCTTCCGTGAAATTGTTTTCCTCAAGGCATTCCGCCACCATCCCAACATTGTTAGGCTACACAATGTTTACAA AGCCTCTAATAATCTGGACATTTATCTAACATTTGAATACATGGAAAGTGATTTGCACAATATAATCAAAAAAGGTGCAATTCTGAAAGATATACATAAGAGATATGTGATGTACCAGTTGATAAATGCCATAAAGTATATCCATTCAGGCAATGTCATCCACAGAGATCTTAAACCTAGCAACGTTCTTATCGACAGCAAATGCAG ATGTAAATTGGCTGATTTTGGCTTGGCTCGTTCCGTTTCCAATTGGCCCACACGCTGCGATTCCCATGATATGAGCAATGGAGGCGGTGATGCTCCTCTGGAGCCCCTATTAACGGATTATGTGGCAACTCGTTGGTACCGGGCTCCAGAAATTTTAGTAGCTAGCAAAAG GTACACCAAAGGTATAGATATGTGGAGTTTGGGCTGTATTTTGGGTGAAATGATTCGTGGCAAACCCTTGTTTCAAGGCAGTAGTACAGTTAATCAG ATTGAGAAGATAGTTTCCACCTTGCCCGATATAACAGAAGATGATATCAAATCTGTAGGTGCTGGCTTCGGCTCAGTTCTATTAAAGAAACAAATAGCCAAAGAGAA GAAGATTGCGTTCAGCGATTTACTAAATGAAGCCTCCAAAGATGCCTTGGATTTGGTAAAAGCATTGCTGGTTTTGGATCCCTTGGGCAGGTTGACTGCCAAACAGGCACTAAACCATCCATATGTTCAAAA GTTTCGTAATTCCATACCAGAACTAGAGCTAAATGTGGATATATTGCCGCCATTCCGAGATGATGTACGCCTGAGCGTACCTGAGTATAGATCGAAACTGTACGAAATCGTTCAAATTTCTTCTTCAGAGAAAAAGCAGTCTGATCTCATAACTAAAATTGGTGAAAGTAAACCGCAGCG CAGCGAAAGCAAATCGCAAATAAATGGCTCAGATAAAGCTGATGGAAAAAAACTTACCAAGCTTAAGCAAAGCAGCAAAAAGGGAAACTCTGAAGACAAATATAAGACACACCAGCTGCTGGGCAACGCGGATAGGGGACCGCAGTCACAAAACGAGGCATTAAAGACTGTAACAAAATCAGCTACCAGTACCACGCCCTTGGCAAAACGAAAACAGAACAAAATCTTGAGTAGTACAATTGCAGTTGTGGATACAAAATACGAATCTTCCAAAGTGCTGGAAGATCGCCACATACCACGAACCAAGTCTCAAAGCCAGCAATATCAACTAAAGGCCAATGGCTCAAATGATACCGAAGATTATACTTTGTCAAATGGCAAACGCCACTCCACAAGCAACAGTAACACCATTGGGCACAATTCAGGCACTTCCCTTAGGAGTCTTACCAACTCTCACAGGCTTTATAAAAGTTCGACAGCATTAAACAAACTTGACAACGAAGTGTACAGCAAAACGCCGGATCACAAATCATATAATGCAATATCGGCAGCTACTTCTCCTTCGCTACGCCAGACAAAATCGGAAACGTACTATTGCAACAAATCTCCCTGCAGTGAGAAATCCCAAGCCCAGGAAGAACGCTTCTGCTATGAGCTGCGCATAAAAAGACTAAAAGACAAAATGGAGCACTACAAGATGGAGACAAAGAATGTTTGCTGCGGTACCGTGAATTACGCCAAACACAAAGATAAATCGAAAACAAGCGAAGAGCTTTCAGACAACAATAATAAGTACGATCGAGAAATCGAAAAGCAACATCCTTTTAAATTTATGCCTCCCTCTACCATGAAATATCCAAATGCACAAATGAAAAATAACTACATCGAGTTGCTAAGTAAGACCAACCGGtcgcaacaacagcaacatgaCGATACAAACAAACTCGAAATGTCCAGCATTTCCGGCAATTGGGACAAAACCGACTACAACCTCATTCAAATGATGGAAACTTCAAAATCTTTTTCGAGACGTAGCAAGGAGGAAAAGAAATATAtaagcaacaacaactacaacaacaaccaacgatTGTACCAGCACGAACAGAAGCCGCACAAAGAACAAAATGTGCCACTACAAAAACATTCATCCCGTcctatttcaaaatttatttga